In the genome of Bacteroidota bacterium, one region contains:
- a CDS encoding T9SS type A sorting domain-containing protein, whose protein sequence is MRTLIVLLCLIFVDGSGVAQTAGWVRQNSGTSNFLYSVYFVSSTTGWVVGQGGTILKTTNAGTTWLPQSSGTTNFLYSIFFIDANTGWTVGQNGTIRKTTNAGAAWFSQASGFNEYLYSITFTDLANGIIVGSNGLVLRSTNGGTQWNPVDAGISNTLSTVCFPISATSLIGYAVGGSASEGTVLRTTDAGVTWTPQDAGTSNWLFGTYFTDLLNGWAVGFNGTIRHTTDGGQTWLPQSSGIVERLVGTHFPTPNTGWAVGFAGTILKTENAGNEWIPQSSGVTSNLWSVFFLDNNTGWAAGWNGTILHTRTGGTTSVAEEGQPAEFVLEQNYPNPFNPTTTIRFTVGTYGHTSLRVFDLLGREVATLVDEAKHAGHHEVVWNAAEFASGMYFYQLKAGGYNATRKMFLIR, encoded by the coding sequence ATGAGAACACTTATCGTCCTATTATGCTTGATATTTGTTGACGGGTCCGGTGTCGCTCAAACCGCGGGCTGGGTCCGGCAAAACAGCGGCACATCAAACTTCCTTTACTCTGTATATTTTGTGTCAAGCACCACCGGCTGGGTTGTTGGGCAGGGTGGAACAATCCTGAAAACAACCAACGCAGGAACAACCTGGTTGCCCCAGTCAAGCGGCACGACCAACTTCCTCTATTCCATTTTCTTCATAGATGCCAATACGGGGTGGACGGTCGGGCAGAACGGCACAATCCGCAAAACAACAAATGCAGGTGCTGCGTGGTTTTCGCAGGCGAGCGGTTTCAACGAGTACCTGTATTCCATCACATTCACCGACTTGGCGAACGGCATCATCGTCGGCAGCAACGGACTTGTCTTGCGCAGCACGAATGGCGGTACGCAATGGAATCCGGTTGACGCAGGCATATCGAACACGCTCAGCACCGTGTGCTTCCCCATCTCCGCCACTTCGCTTATCGGGTATGCCGTAGGTGGAAGTGCATCGGAAGGTACAGTGTTACGAACTACGGACGCGGGCGTTACTTGGACGCCGCAAGATGCCGGCACAAGCAACTGGCTCTTCGGCACGTACTTCACCGATCTGCTCAACGGATGGGCCGTAGGCTTCAACGGCACCATCAGGCACACCACCGACGGGGGACAAACCTGGTTGCCGCAATCCAGCGGTATTGTTGAACGCCTCGTCGGTACGCATTTCCCCACTCCCAACACCGGCTGGGCCGTCGGGTTTGCGGGCACAATCCTGAAAACGGAGAATGCCGGGAATGAATGGATCCCACAATCCAGCGGAGTGACGAGCAACCTCTGGTCGGTGTTCTTCCTCGACAACAACACGGGTTGGGCGGCAGGGTGGAACGGCACAATCCTTCACACGCGAACAGGGGGAACGACGTCGGTTGCTGAGGAAGGTCAGCCTGCGGAGTTTGTGTTGGAGCAGAACTATCCGAATCCGTTTAATCCGACAACAACGATTCGTTTCACTGTAGGGACGTATGGCCATACGTCCCTACGGGTTTTCGACCTGCTCGGCAGAGAGGTGGCGACGTTGGTGGATGAAGCAAAACACGCCGGGCACCATGAGGTGGTTTGGAATGCGGCAGAGTTTGCAAGCGGTATGTACTTCTATCAATTGAAAGCCGGAGGCTATAATGCTACAAGAAAGATGTTTCTCATCAGGTAG